ACGAACGAGAGCAGTGCCATCGCGGGATCCGGCGAGGGCAGCTCCACTATTTACGGCGTCGCCTATCAGGGGTACCAGCAAACCGTGCCCACAATCACCTTCGATGATGAGGTGTCGGTGGCAAGTTGTTACATCACCAACACGACCTACGCATACCTCGCCATTCGTGACGGATACTTCGCCGCCAAAAAGTTTGGCGGCGACACCGGCGATGACCCTGACTATTTTCTGCTGACGATCACGGGAAAGGATATGGGCGGCAACACCACGGGGACGGTGGCGTTCTATCTGGCTGATTACCGTTTTGCCGACAATGCGGAAGATTACATCGTCGACGACTGGACCCTTGTCGACCTGAAAAGCCTCGGGGATGTTAAAAGCATTGAATTTTCACTGTCGTCATCCGACAATGATCTTGTCTTTGGAATGAACACGCCGGCATATTTTGCCATCGACAGTATTCAATATGGTCAAGCTGCAAGCGGCAATGAGGGCGTTGAGGAAAATGGCCCCCACGATGGCGATGATGGCGGGCAGATCGGCTGCTTCATCGATGCACTGGACAGAGCGCTCTATTAGCAGCCTGAAGCGGTTCATATGATGACACCCAAAGCCGACATACGTGGTATAGTCCTGCAATTCCTTTTGACGGTTTTCATGTTGACGCTCATGGGCGTGATCCCGGTCTATGCCGCGGGGGGGGCGAGCGGTACGGGTGTGGAAGAGGACGCTGATACCCAGCCCAAAATGGAGCTGGACGAGATCGTCGTCACCGCCAGCAAAGTGGCGGCGCCTGTCGAAAAGATACCCCGCAACGTCACGGTGATAACGGCCGAGGACATCGAGGAGGCGCCCAGCGACAACCTCATCGACCTCCTGGACCGGGAGGTCGGGATCAACGCGCGCAGCCTTCAGGGCACCGACAGGCAGGCCGTCGTGGATATGCGGGGGATGGGCGCCACGGCTGTCAGCAACGTAGTGATCATGGTGGACGGCGTCAAGTTGAACTCCCCGGATCTTTCCGGAGCGGACCTGGCCTCCATTTCGCTCGACCGGATCGAACGCATCGAAGTGGTCAGGGGAAGCGGCGGTGTGCTCTATGGCGACGGTGCCGTGGGCGGTGTCGTCAACATCGTAACCAAAAAGGGCATGCTGGGGACGGATGTCAAAGCCTCGGCCAGCTACGGCAGCTACGCGACCCTGGACACCTGGGCCTCGGTCAGGGGCGGGCACCGGGATTTGAGCTACAGCCTCTACGGCGCCTACTACGATTCGGAAGGCTACCGGGACAACGGCGGCCTGCAAAAGGGGGATGCCGCCGGCTCGTTGGGCTACAGTTTCGGAGACTATCTGACGGTTTCCCTGTCCGGTTCGCACCACCAGGATGAATACGGGCTCCCGGGCCCTGTGAGCATCGACGACGTCGATTCGAAATCGGACCGGATCGGGACGGCCTACCCGGATGACAGCGGTGAAACCCAAGACAACCGGCTGTCCGGCACCATCGAATTCGAAAATGAAAGTTTCGGCTACCTGAAAATCGTCAGGAGCTACCGGGACAGGAATAACGATTTCACCATCGGATACAGCCCGCTTATCGACAGGGAGGATCAGGTCTCTGAAATCGATGAGTTCGACAAAACATGGCTACTTACCTATAACAAAGGCTACCGACTGTTTTCGAGGCAGCACAGCCTTCTTCTGGGGCTCGATCACTACTTTGTCGACTATGTACGCGAAGAAGCACCCGACGGGCCGCGGAAGAACAGCCGCACCGAAAGCCTGGGATTTTTCATCAACAACCGGTGGTCTCTGACGAAGGCGCTGCTTTTCAACCTGGGATACCGGGGGAACCGTTATGAGGGCCGCTATCGCACGGACCGGCTTGTGTCCTATCCTGAAGGCAAGATCTGGGTAAACGGTGAAGAGGAGACCGCCGATTGGTACAACGATGCCTGGGATATCGGGTTGACCTACATCTACTCCAAAGAGATCAATCTGTTTGCCAGTTGTGCCACGAGTTTTCGCATACCGAACGTGGATGAACTCGCCGAGTCCGACGGCGACCTGCGCCCCCAGGAGGGATTGCACCTGGACCTGGGGGGGAGGTTCCGCTTCAGGGACAAGCTCGAATTGAGTGCCACTTTCTTCAACCTGGTTATCGAGGATGAGATCTACTACAGCGAGGTCAACCGCAATTACGACGACCGGACCATTCGCCGGGGCGTCGAGATGGACATAAGGTACCAGATGAGCCGGTCCCTCTCCCTCTGGGGAAACTATACCTACACCAATGCCCGCTTCGAGGAGGAGAATACCGCCGTACCGCTGGTGCCGAAGAACATGGCAGCGGCAGGCGTGGAGTGGCGTGCCGTCGACCCGTTGACACTGTCGGTAACGGGAACTTTCGTCGGATACCGCTATGACGGCAACGATATCGACAACTCGACCTACGAGAGACTCGATCCCTACCTGGTGATCGACACGCGGGCAACGTATCTTTTTGGCAATTTCAAACTGTTTGCCGGTATCAACAACCTGTTCGACGAGATGTACACCACCGTGGCTTACAGCGAGGCGTATTACCCCATGCCCGGGAGAAATGCGTATGCCGGCCTGTCGTGGAGCCTGTGAGGCGAACAATGCCTGAACCCCAACGTAAAGATCGATGGAAATACAGATGGCTTTTTGCTGCGGCCATCGCATGGCAGGTTGCCGCCGCGGCCGCTGTCAGCGCAGGCCCTTACCGCCCGGCGGCGGGTGTTGAAGGGTCCCATGCCATTTACATGGAAGCGGAGGCCTTCGTACAGTGGGCGGGAGGCTACGTGGATTACGAAATCGGGGAAAATGTCGACAGTACGTGGCAGACGCCGGACAAGGCCCTGGGAAAGGCGGTGGGAACGTCCTTCGACGTGGTGTCGCTGGGAGCGGGGGGGCGAATTACGCTGACCTTTGACCCGCCCATCAGTGACGGAGAGGGGTGGGACTTTGCCGTTTTCGAAAACGGATTCGAAGATTCATTCCTGGAACTGGCCTATGTGGAAGTGTCTTCCGACGGGATTACCTTCGTGCGTTTCGAAAATGCCTCCCTGACATCTGATCCGGT
The sequence above is drawn from the Deltaproteobacteria bacterium genome and encodes:
- a CDS encoding DUF4465 domain-containing protein, encoding SLAPETYYNGSDKAGGFSSGGADFNNMFDDTYGAYWEGFAYSNTTDTTTSGYTNESSAIAGSGEGSSTIYGVAYQGYQQTVPTITFDDEVSVASCYITNTTYAYLAIRDGYFAAKKFGGDTGDDPDYFLLTITGKDMGGNTTGTVAFYLADYRFADNAEDYIVDDWTLVDLKSLGDVKSIEFSLSSSDNDLVFGMNTPAYFAIDSIQYGQAASGNEGVEENGPHDGDDGGQIGCFIDALDRALY
- a CDS encoding TonB-dependent receptor produces the protein MMTPKADIRGIVLQFLLTVFMLTLMGVIPVYAAGGASGTGVEEDADTQPKMELDEIVVTASKVAAPVEKIPRNVTVITAEDIEEAPSDNLIDLLDREVGINARSLQGTDRQAVVDMRGMGATAVSNVVIMVDGVKLNSPDLSGADLASISLDRIERIEVVRGSGGVLYGDGAVGGVVNIVTKKGMLGTDVKASASYGSYATLDTWASVRGGHRDLSYSLYGAYYDSEGYRDNGGLQKGDAAGSLGYSFGDYLTVSLSGSHHQDEYGLPGPVSIDDVDSKSDRIGTAYPDDSGETQDNRLSGTIEFENESFGYLKIVRSYRDRNNDFTIGYSPLIDREDQVSEIDEFDKTWLLTYNKGYRLFSRQHSLLLGLDHYFVDYVREEAPDGPRKNSRTESLGFFINNRWSLTKALLFNLGYRGNRYEGRYRTDRLVSYPEGKIWVNGEEETADWYNDAWDIGLTYIYSKEINLFASCATSFRIPNVDELAESDGDLRPQEGLHLDLGGRFRFRDKLELSATFFNLVIEDEIYYSEVNRNYDDRTIRRGVEMDIRYQMSRSLSLWGNYTYTNARFEEENTAVPLVPKNMAAAGVEWRAVDPLTLSVTGTFVGYRYDGNDIDNSTYERLDPYLVIDTRATYLFGNFKLFAGINNLFDEMYTTVAYSEAYYPMPGRNAYAGLSWSL
- a CDS encoding PEP-CTERM sorting domain-containing protein, translating into MPEPQRKDRWKYRWLFAAAIAWQVAAAAAVSAGPYRPAAGVEGSHAIYMEAEAFVQWAGGYVDYEIGENVDSTWQTPDKALGKAVGTSFDVVSLGAGGRITLTFDPPISDGEGWDFAVFENGFEDSFLELAYVEVSSDGITFVRFENASLTSDPVPSFGSLDPTNIDGLAGKYRQAYGTPFDLQQLADLPEVRQGDVDLTAITHVRIIDIVGDGTCLDTSGRVIYDLYPTYRSAGFDLDAVGVSNGAPYPEGEWDSPEAPQEAGEAGFGDAQGCFIQSIRR